From the genome of Thioflexithrix psekupsensis, one region includes:
- a CDS encoding COR domain-containing protein, translated as MPNKPKVILQLEKDLGFALEQVELGEIGEYYEERRAEFALNEQGEVVGLHLTWCEIIEDLSPLQGLTALTLLDLTGNQISDLSPLQGLTALTLLDLTGNQISDLSPLQGLTALTQLDLGSNQISDLSPLQGLTALTGLSLWNNQISDLSPLQGLTALTELDLKNNQIQEITLDFLNNFPKLIELELYGNPIKNIPEEIFNREYEYGDVLMSADVLIPVRHYLEDLEKQQIQTYQAKVILVGNGRVGKTCLLKRWLDKTFDEKEPSTHAIQLRHYSLKKLAKEKQFKTIQLHIWDFGGQDIYHATHRLFMQTKAIFVLVWDAQTEKEPEQKEGDHPYRNYPLNYWLDYAKNLGDNSPILIVQTKKQRDGEQIPKNLADLRQRYNIVASIAVESSQDKHNGFTFFEQHLMEQVEKLLEKTCVIFPKSWWDVQTQLQKWQTSKKTLSLTEFNKLCQKFGLDNEHAHTLLKYLHDTSWVFYQENLFQNQIILDQKWAIDAVYTLFDRQGVFPQLVKNGEFGAAQLKHVWQQFDETEQELFLDFMKSCEICFELDYDSEKLFSERRFIAPALLPEEKPEALIDLWEQNDKKRFVRYEYRFLHYGNLQSFIVRTHYWGKISSLWKNGCQLKDEQGNLALIEGFFNAEKPYLQIMVAGNNPQNLLDKVRNEFDRIQKDDQVEEWWSLDGEDFVRRIDVENAPKQNRQIQTINGVWANMEDFKSFFNRDKNAKFLLWEEQLKPLKNHRNKCPNNSPIQKEIAAILEITRADDVLIHSRKALECIVRDLYSKNKKTPPDKMLGKNLDNLKNQPFTPDATIIDLMFKINEQSREGAHLSDRELDNNVPIALSHLDSVLKWFFKENRG; from the coding sequence ATGCCAAATAAACCTAAAGTGATTTTGCAATTAGAGAAGGATTTGGGATTTGCGCTTGAGCAGGTGGAGTTGGGGGAGATTGGGGAATATTATGAAGAGCGACGAGCTGAATTTGCCTTGAATGAGCAAGGGGAAGTGGTGGGTTTGCATCTGACGTGGTGTGAAATAATAGAAGACCTAAGCCCGTTACAAGGCTTGACCGCTTTGACTCTGTTGGATTTAACAGGTAATCAAATCAGCGACCTAAGCCCGTTACAAGGCTTGACCGCTTTGACTCTGTTGGATTTAACAGGTAATCAAATCAGCGACCTAAGCCCGTTACAAGGCTTGACCGCTTTGACTCAGTTGGATTTAGGCAGTAATCAAATTAGCGACCTAAGCCCGTTACAAGGCTTGACCGCTTTGACTGGGTTGAGCTTATGGAACAATCAAATTAGCGACCTAAGCCCGTTACAAGGCTTGACCGCTTTGACTGAGTTGGATTTAAAGAATAATCAAATTCAAGAAATCACTTTAGATTTTCTCAATAATTTCCCAAAATTGATAGAGCTTGAACTTTATGGAAATCCCATTAAAAATATACCAGAAGAAATTTTTAATCGTGAATATGAATATGGAGATGTTTTAATGAGTGCAGATGTTTTAATTCCAGTCCGTCACTACCTCGAAGACCTAGAAAAACAGCAAATCCAAACTTATCAAGCTAAAGTGATTTTAGTTGGTAATGGGCGTGTGGGTAAAACTTGTTTGCTCAAGCGGTGGCTGGACAAGACTTTTGACGAAAAAGAACCTTCTACCCATGCGATTCAATTGCGGCATTATTCCTTAAAAAAACTCGCTAAAGAAAAGCAATTTAAAACGATTCAACTACACATTTGGGATTTTGGTGGACAAGACATTTATCACGCCACCCATCGCTTGTTTATGCAAACCAAAGCGATTTTTGTTTTAGTGTGGGATGCTCAAACAGAAAAAGAACCTGAGCAAAAAGAAGGTGATCATCCTTATCGTAATTATCCCTTAAATTATTGGTTAGATTATGCGAAAAATTTAGGCGATAACAGCCCTATTTTAATCGTGCAAACTAAAAAACAGCGCGATGGGGAACAAATCCCGAAAAATTTAGCGGATTTGCGTCAGCGTTATAATATTGTTGCGTCTATTGCCGTGGAATCTTCACAAGATAAACACAATGGCTTTACTTTTTTTGAACAACATTTAATGGAACAAGTTGAAAAATTACTTGAAAAAACCTGCGTCATTTTTCCTAAATCATGGTGGGATGTACAGACTCAGTTACAAAAGTGGCAAACCTCTAAAAAAACCCTTTCTTTAACCGAATTTAACAAGTTGTGTCAAAAATTTGGATTGGATAATGAACATGCGCATACTTTGCTAAAATATTTACATGATACAAGCTGGGTATTTTATCAAGAAAATCTATTTCAAAACCAAATCATTTTAGACCAAAAATGGGCGATTGATGCGGTTTATACTTTATTTGATCGTCAAGGCGTTTTTCCACAATTGGTAAAAAATGGTGAATTTGGCGCAGCGCAATTAAAACATGTGTGGCAACAATTTGATGAAACAGAGCAGGAATTATTTTTAGATTTCATGAAATCTTGTGAGATTTGTTTTGAACTAGATTATGATTCTGAAAAACTTTTTTCCGAACGTCGTTTTATTGCGCCTGCTTTATTGCCAGAGGAAAAACCAGAGGCATTAATTGATTTATGGGAACAGAATGATAAAAAACGATTTGTGCGTTATGAATATCGGTTTTTACATTATGGCAATTTGCAAAGTTTTATTGTGCGCACGCATTATTGGGGGAAAATATCTAGTTTGTGGAAAAATGGTTGTCAATTGAAAGATGAGCAGGGAAATTTAGCCCTCATCGAAGGTTTTTTTAACGCAGAAAAACCTTATTTACAAATCATGGTGGCAGGTAATAATCCACAAAATCTATTGGATAAAGTGCGGAATGAATTTGATAGAATCCAAAAAGATGATCAAGTGGAGGAATGGTGGTCATTAGATGGAGAGGATTTTGTGCGTAGAATTGATGTGGAAAACGCACCAAAACAGAATCGGCAAATTCAAACGATTAACGGCGTTTGGGCGAATATGGAGGATTTTAAGTCATTTTTTAACCGAGATAAAAATGCAAAATTTCTTCTTTGGGAAGAACAATTGAAACCCTTAAAAAATCATCGTAATAAATGCCCTAATAACTCGCCCATTCAAAAAGAAATTGCCGCTATTCTTGAAATAACTCGCGCCGATGATGTCTTAATTCATTCCAGAAAAGCATTAGAATGTATTGTGCGTGATTTGTACAGCAAAAATAAAAAAACTCCCCCTGATAAAATGCTTGGCAAAAATCTGGATAATTTAAAAAACCAGCCTTTTACCCCAGATGCCACAATAATCGATTTAATGTTTAAAATTAATGAACAAAGCCGAGAAGGCGCGCATCTTTCTGACCGCGAGCTTGATAACAACGTACCCATCGCTTTATCGCATTTGGATAGCGTTTTAAAATGGTTTTTTAAGGAGAATCGTGGATGA
- a CDS encoding glutamine amidotransferase — protein sequence MLKMLIIKTGCTIDAIRTDYGDFEDWVRDGLGYADAEVQTVAVYLGESLPELNENNAISGIVITGSNAMVTDREIWSEKTAEWLRQAIEANYPVLGICYGHQLIAHAMGGRVDYNPKGYEIGVIQIELMAEAKNDLLFNHLSSSLMAYSVHAQTVIDLPNHAVILARNAHDNHQAFRIGQCCWGVQFHPEFNAEITRRYIHAREISFAEYGYSMEQLLRNVTDCPESQQVLRRFGEWVRQGA from the coding sequence ATGTTGAAGATGTTGATTATTAAAACAGGCTGCACCATTGATGCGATTAGAACGGATTATGGTGATTTTGAAGATTGGGTGCGCGATGGTTTAGGATATGCCGATGCAGAAGTGCAAACGGTGGCGGTTTATTTGGGGGAATCTTTGCCCGAATTAAACGAGAATAATGCGATTTCTGGCATTGTAATTACTGGTTCTAATGCGATGGTGACAGATCGGGAAATTTGGAGCGAAAAAACAGCCGAATGGTTGCGACAAGCGATTGAAGCGAATTATCCTGTATTGGGCATTTGTTATGGGCATCAATTAATTGCTCATGCGATGGGTGGAAGAGTGGATTATAATCCTAAAGGTTATGAAATTGGCGTGATTCAAATTGAATTAATGGCAGAGGCTAAAAATGATCTGTTATTTAATCATTTATCTTCTTCTTTAATGGCTTATTCTGTTCATGCGCAAACGGTGATTGATTTACCGAATCATGCCGTTATTTTAGCGCGCAATGCACACGATAATCATCAAGCATTTCGTATTGGGCAATGTTGTTGGGGTGTGCAATTTCATCCTGAGTTTAATGCAGAAATTACCCGCCGTTATATTCATGCCCGTGAAATTTCTTTTGCTGAATATGGTTATAGCATGGAACAATTATTACGCAATGTGACAGATTGTCCTGAAAGCCAACAGGTGTTGCGTCGTTTTGGCGAGTGGGTACGGCAAGGCGCGTAA
- a CDS encoding Rieske (2Fe-2S) protein produces MSKQMTQLDTDWLPLAELYQIPEQGCLFILVNDDLLLVGREGENVHCFEAKCPHLGYSLELGQVNGDSITCPFHKYRFSLKDGHCRNAICDNLTRYEVKIENQHAFVKFNR; encoded by the coding sequence ATGTCTAAACAAATGACGCAATTAGATACCGATTGGTTGCCATTGGCTGAATTGTATCAAATTCCAGAGCAAGGGTGTTTATTTATTCTGGTAAACGATGACTTGTTATTGGTCGGTCGAGAAGGGGAAAATGTCCATTGTTTTGAGGCAAAATGCCCACATTTGGGTTATTCATTAGAACTGGGGCAGGTGAATGGAGACAGTATCACTTGCCCTTTTCATAAATATCGTTTTTCTTTAAAAGATGGTCATTGTCGCAATGCCATTTGTGATAATTTAACCCGTTATGAGGTTAAAATTGAAAATCAGCACGCTTTTGTTAAATTTAATCGTTAA
- the folB gene encoding dihydroneopterin aldolase: MDIIYLRDLRIDTVIGIYGWERQVKQTIVFDLEMATDIRKAAHSDCIEDTLNYKAVAKRLIDFVGHSQFALVETLAERVCEIIVTEFNVPWVRLQLNKKGAVRGARDVGIIIERGVKPEHG; encoded by the coding sequence ATGGATATTATCTATTTACGTGATCTGAGAATAGACACCGTGATCGGCATTTATGGTTGGGAGCGGCAAGTCAAACAGACTATTGTTTTTGATTTAGAAATGGCAACCGATATTAGAAAAGCCGCCCATTCTGATTGTATCGAAGATACTTTGAATTATAAAGCGGTGGCGAAGCGTTTGATTGATTTTGTCGGTCACAGCCAATTCGCTTTGGTAGAAACGTTAGCCGAGCGAGTGTGTGAGATTATTGTAACGGAATTTAACGTGCCTTGGGTACGTTTGCAACTGAATAAAAAAGGCGCGGTGCGCGGCGCACGCGATGTGGGAATTATTATTGAACGAGGAGTGAAACCAGAACATGGCTGA
- the folK gene encoding 2-amino-4-hydroxy-6-hydroxymethyldihydropteridine diphosphokinase, with amino-acid sequence MAEVYLSIGSNIDPAANIRAAITALKQHYHHVILSPIYETEAVGFVGDNFYNLVVQLNTDNPPDLIAKTLRDIEHQQGRKRTSERFNSRTLDIDLILYDEMVLKTDLLELPRGEILKYAFVLKPLADLSPDKLHPTTQQTYRQLWAAFDHASQPLWPVLLTVE; translated from the coding sequence ATGGCTGAGGTTTATTTAAGCATTGGCAGCAATATTGATCCTGCGGCAAATATTCGCGCTGCCATTACCGCTTTAAAACAGCATTATCATCACGTGATTCTGTCACCCATTTATGAAACAGAAGCAGTGGGTTTTGTGGGCGATAATTTTTATAATTTAGTGGTGCAATTAAACACGGACAATCCTCCCGATTTAATCGCCAAAACGCTACGCGATATTGAACATCAACAAGGGCGAAAACGCACCAGCGAGCGTTTTAATTCTCGCACGTTAGATATTGATTTAATTCTTTATGATGAGATGGTGTTAAAAACCGATTTATTGGAACTGCCACGCGGCGAAATTTTAAAATATGCTTTTGTGTTAAAACCCTTAGCGGATTTAAGTCCCGATAAACTCCACCCCACCACGCAACAAACTTATCGCCAATTATGGGCAGCTTTTGATCACGCCAGTCAACCGCTTTGGCCTGTTTTATTAACGGTAGAATAA
- the purM gene encoding phosphoribosylformylglycinamidine cyclo-ligase, whose amino-acid sequence MTTTDTRSPLNYQTAGVNIDHGNLLVERIKPIAQRTHRPEQLGGLGGFGALFALPLERYQHPVLVSGTDGVGTKLKLAMQLGKHDTIGIDLVAMCVNDIVVSGAEPLFFLDYYATGHLNVETATAVIAGIGRGCELAGAALVGGETAEMPGMYEGEDYDLAGFSVGIVERDRIIDGRRLAQDGDVLIGLASSGAHSNGYSLIRKVIERTGVALDADFYGHSLGEVLLEPTRIYVKPVLQTLAIAPVHAIAHITGGGLLENLPRVLPDNVTAYIDTASWTWPPLFKWLQSEAHIDDTEMYRTFNCGVGMVLCVPAAVVDTVIQSMQHAGEQAWVLGRLVPRVDQAIIFGNSVC is encoded by the coding sequence ATGACAACGACGGATACGCGATCACCGCTTAATTATCAAACCGCAGGTGTGAATATCGATCACGGCAATTTGTTGGTGGAACGCATTAAACCCATCGCCCAACGTACCCACCGCCCAGAACAATTGGGTGGTTTGGGGGGATTTGGAGCTTTGTTTGCGTTGCCGCTGGAGCGTTATCAACATCCTGTATTGGTTTCTGGCACCGACGGCGTGGGAACAAAATTAAAATTAGCCATGCAACTGGGAAAACATGACACCATTGGCATTGATTTGGTCGCCATGTGCGTCAACGATATTGTGGTATCGGGCGCGGAGCCTTTGTTTTTTCTCGATTATTACGCCACAGGTCATCTTAATGTCGAAACGGCAACCGCAGTGATTGCGGGCATCGGGCGCGGCTGTGAATTGGCAGGCGCGGCATTGGTCGGCGGTGAAACGGCAGAAATGCCCGGTATGTATGAAGGCGAAGATTATGATTTAGCAGGGTTTTCTGTGGGCATTGTGGAACGGGATCGCATTATTGATGGGCGACGTTTGGCACAAGATGGCGATGTGTTAATTGGATTGGCTTCTAGCGGAGCGCATTCTAATGGTTACTCTTTGATTCGTAAGGTCATTGAGCGTACGGGTGTGGCGTTGGATGCGGATTTTTACGGTCATTCTTTGGGTGAAGTATTGCTTGAGCCGACGCGGATTTATGTTAAACCTGTTTTACAAACCTTAGCCATTGCGCCCGTTCATGCCATTGCACATATTACAGGTGGCGGCTTGTTGGAAAACCTTCCTAGAGTATTACCTGACAATGTCACCGCGTATATCGACACAGCCAGTTGGACGTGGCCGCCCTTGTTTAAATGGTTACAAAGCGAAGCCCATATTGACGACACGGAAATGTATCGTACTTTTAATTGTGGTGTGGGCATGGTGTTGTGTGTGCCTGCGGCTGTCGTAGATACAGTTATACAAAGTATGCAGCATGCAGGGGAACAAGCGTGGGTGTTAGGGCGTTTAGTTCCGCGGGTGGATCAGGCGATCATTTTTGGAAATAGCGTATGTTAA
- the purN gene encoding phosphoribosylglycinamide formyltransferase: MLNVVILISGRGSNMQAIVETEDSLLAVRAIVSNRADAAGLRYAQAKNITTHVLSHHDYADRTAFDRALQACIDQYAPDAVVLAGFMRILGREFVQHYAGRLFNIHPSLLPDFKGLDTHRRVLEAGCREHGASVHFVTEDLDGGPVIAQVKVPILPNDTEDTLATRVLAKEHYLYPKVLQQFAAGEFYLHNGQVVWTQK; the protein is encoded by the coding sequence ATGTTAAACGTGGTTATTTTGATTTCTGGACGCGGCAGCAATATGCAAGCCATTGTAGAGACAGAAGATTCTTTGTTAGCGGTGCGGGCAATTGTCAGTAATCGAGCGGATGCGGCTGGATTGCGTTATGCTCAGGCTAAAAATATTACAACTCATGTGCTTTCTCATCATGATTATGCGGATAGAACGGCTTTTGATCGGGCTTTGCAAGCCTGTATTGATCAATATGCCCCGGATGCGGTGGTGTTAGCGGGGTTTATGCGTATTTTGGGACGGGAATTTGTGCAGCATTATGCGGGGCGTTTGTTTAATATTCATCCTTCGTTATTGCCTGATTTTAAAGGATTAGATACGCATCGTCGTGTGTTGGAGGCAGGTTGTCGGGAACACGGGGCGAGTGTGCATTTTGTCACTGAGGATTTGGACGGTGGTCCCGTGATCGCGCAAGTGAAAGTTCCCATATTACCCAACGATACGGAAGACACATTGGCGACTCGTGTATTAGCCAAAGAACATTATTTGTATCCAAAAGTGTTACAACAATTTGCTGCGGGCGAATTTTATTTACACAACGGGCAAGTGGTGTGGACTCAGAAATAA
- the cyaY gene encoding iron donor protein CyaY — MSDSGYQELVDNTLMAIEEALEQQEIEIDYETVSGILTLEFADHSKIVINRQPAVKQLWIAAKSGGFHLNYDPAQMTWVLETDSSLDVAQLLSRLCSEQSGENVRLLLGKLSGH; from the coding sequence ATGAGTGATTCTGGTTATCAAGAATTAGTAGATAATACTCTAATGGCGATTGAAGAAGCATTAGAACAACAAGAAATAGAGATTGATTATGAAACCGTTTCAGGTATTTTAACGCTGGAATTTGCGGATCATTCAAAAATTGTGATTAATCGCCAACCCGCGGTTAAGCAATTGTGGATTGCGGCCAAATCGGGTGGTTTTCATTTAAATTATGATCCAGCACAAATGACTTGGGTTTTAGAGACGGATTCATCATTGGACGTGGCGCAATTATTATCGCGGTTATGTTCTGAGCAATCCGGGGAGAATGTACGGTTGTTGTTGGGGAAATTATCAGGGCATTGA
- a CDS encoding acyltransferase family protein — MEIRKLNSLRGLAALIVAVSHYSNNTQFLSGFFGTGAGQFGVMLFFILSGFLMSYLYMNQPFNKAMVYQYGVARIARVIPLFLLVVFLSYSSANLLYNIPNIQHLMAHLLFLFGTSVLWTIPVEIHFYLLFILLWWFYQKWEGRLYLLLVAIVALLIFLGLPRINTEWLGMPIQFRIFEALPYFLTGLVLGQVYRHWSAPKQWQSGAYLFSLLFIVLLFPQIFQAITGVKHGLWKDVGVLLVVGSVFFSLVFLVPDDHSFLTNSIGDFLGKISYSLYLLHEPVLRGVKQLPIENTWLLLVIFLSLSVLVAALSYFLFENPARRMIRHWGVKKNV; from the coding sequence ATGGAAATTAGAAAATTAAACAGCCTGCGCGGTCTTGCTGCTTTAATTGTGGCCGTCAGTCATTACAGCAACAATACTCAATTTTTAAGCGGTTTTTTTGGTACTGGCGCGGGTCAATTTGGGGTGATGTTATTTTTTATATTAAGCGGTTTTTTGATGTCGTATTTGTACATGAATCAACCGTTTAATAAAGCGATGGTATATCAATACGGAGTGGCACGTATCGCACGGGTCATTCCGTTATTTTTATTGGTGGTTTTTTTATCTTATAGCAGTGCTAATCTTCTCTACAATATTCCGAATATTCAGCATTTAATGGCGCATTTATTATTTTTATTTGGCACATCAGTATTGTGGACAATTCCTGTTGAGATTCATTTTTATCTACTGTTTATTTTACTGTGGTGGTTTTATCAAAAATGGGAAGGCCGCTTGTATCTTTTGTTAGTGGCGATTGTGGCATTATTAATTTTTCTGGGATTGCCGAGAATAAACACAGAATGGCTAGGGATGCCGATTCAATTTAGAATATTTGAAGCATTGCCTTATTTTTTAACCGGTTTAGTATTGGGACAAGTTTATCGTCACTGGTCAGCACCGAAACAGTGGCAAAGTGGCGCGTATTTATTTTCTTTGTTATTCATTGTGCTGTTATTTCCCCAGATATTTCAAGCAATCACTGGAGTAAAGCATGGTTTATGGAAAGATGTTGGGGTATTATTAGTGGTGGGATCGGTGTTTTTCTCACTGGTTTTTCTTGTGCCTGACGATCACTCTTTTTTAACTAATTCCATTGGCGATTTTCTGGGAAAAATTTCTTATTCTTTATATTTGCTGCATGAACCTGTTTTGCGCGGAGTGAAACAATTACCGATTGAAAATACTTGGTTATTATTAGTGATTTTTTTAAGTTTATCGGTATTAGTGGCTGCCTTATCTTATTTCTTATTTGAAAATCCTGCGCGGCGAATGATTCGGCATTGGGGAGTGAAGAAAAATGTGTGA
- a CDS encoding YebC/PmpR family DNA-binding transcriptional regulator → MAGHSKWANIQHRKGAQDAKRGKLFTRLIREITVASRMGGGDPASNPRLRLAVDKALTANMGKDTIERAIKRGSGDMDGDNYEEVRYEGYGPGGVAVMVDCLTDNRNRTVSEVRHAFSKTGGNLGTDGSVSYLFTKVGQLYYPPGTDEDRVMEIALEAGASDIVTDDDSGIEVLTAPDDFHTVKEALEKAGIKAETAEVTMRASTSSELDLDTAQKMLKLLDMLENLDDVQEVYSNADISDEIMSQLG, encoded by the coding sequence ATGGCAGGACACAGTAAATGGGCAAACATCCAACACCGTAAAGGTGCGCAGGATGCAAAACGCGGTAAATTATTTACCCGTTTAATTCGAGAAATCACCGTGGCATCGCGTATGGGCGGCGGTGATCCCGCGTCTAATCCGCGTTTGCGTTTAGCGGTGGATAAGGCTTTAACCGCGAATATGGGTAAAGACACCATTGAGCGTGCGATTAAACGCGGTTCAGGCGATATGGACGGTGATAATTATGAAGAAGTGCGTTATGAGGGTTACGGCCCCGGCGGCGTGGCGGTGATGGTGGATTGTTTAACGGATAATCGTAATCGCACTGTTTCCGAAGTACGCCATGCCTTCAGTAAAACAGGTGGTAATTTAGGCACAGATGGTTCTGTTTCCTATTTATTTACCAAAGTGGGACAACTCTATTATCCCCCCGGTACGGACGAAGATCGGGTGATGGAAATCGCCTTAGAAGCAGGTGCAAGCGATATTGTCACTGATGATGACAGTGGGATTGAAGTGTTGACTGCGCCTGATGATTTTCACACGGTCAAAGAAGCTTTAGAAAAAGCAGGTATTAAAGCAGAAACAGCCGAAGTAACCATGCGCGCCAGCACGAGCAGCGAATTGGATTTAGACACCGCACAAAAGATGTTGAAATTATTAGACATGTTAGAAAACCTTGATGATGTACAAGAGGTTTATTCTAATGCGGATATTAGCGACGAAATCATGTCGCAATTGGGTTAG
- a CDS encoding efflux RND transporter periplasmic adaptor subunit — translation MKKLIYWWIGCSLSLVSSLSGADDAVALFTAQPALHQSQLTGFTRARAQLDVVSELSARCLTVNSDVGDMIPASGLFACLDDTFIRLEIEANQVEQQRLKSDLQFLEKEVSRLQQLSRNKAVSEAELDRMKNQLSSTEFQLKARGIEARRLQEQLSRVCLKAPAGWKVIRRNLEPKQWVNQGQTVAQVGDFSQLHVPFALTVEEYAALQHTQPLQVYLPDLRQTVKADMARISPEFDPQTRKINVELLLDQGIEEKRGGWRVELALSIPDPSDTVIVPLTAIQTRYEEFFLLTPEGERKTIVKLGQGHELNTMRVQGRGIKAGDTFRLHTVAQ, via the coding sequence ATGAAAAAATTAATTTATTGGTGGATAGGGTGTAGTTTATCCCTGGTCAGTTCCCTGAGTGGCGCGGATGATGCTGTCGCGCTGTTTACCGCGCAACCGGCGTTGCACCAAAGTCAATTGACGGGATTTACTCGCGCCCGTGCGCAATTGGATGTGGTGAGCGAGTTATCTGCGCGCTGTCTTACTGTCAACAGCGATGTGGGCGATATGATTCCTGCTTCTGGGCTTTTCGCCTGTTTGGATGATACTTTTATTCGTTTGGAAATAGAAGCCAATCAAGTGGAACAGCAGCGATTAAAAAGCGATTTACAATTTTTAGAAAAAGAAGTGTCCCGTTTGCAACAATTAAGTCGTAACAAAGCGGTGTCAGAAGCCGAATTGGATCGCATGAAAAATCAATTATCTTCGACAGAATTTCAACTCAAAGCCCGCGGCATTGAAGCCCGTCGCTTACAAGAACAATTGTCACGGGTGTGTTTAAAAGCTCCCGCGGGCTGGAAAGTGATACGGCGCAATCTTGAGCCAAAACAATGGGTGAATCAAGGCCAAACAGTGGCACAAGTGGGTGATTTTTCTCAATTACACGTTCCCTTCGCGCTGACTGTAGAAGAATACGCTGCATTGCAACATACCCAACCTTTACAGGTTTATTTACCCGATTTGCGCCAAACGGTGAAGGCCGATATGGCACGGATTTCTCCAGAATTTGATCCGCAAACGCGAAAAATAAATGTTGAATTGCTTTTAGATCAAGGTATTGAAGAGAAACGAGGCGGATGGCGAGTGGAGTTGGCCTTATCGATCCCCGATCCAAGTGATACAGTAATTGTGCCATTGACGGCGATTCAAACGCGCTACGAAGAGTTTTTTCTCCTCACCCCCGAAGGCGAACGTAAAACCATTGTCAAACTCGGCCAAGGTCATGAATTGAATACCATGCGTGTACAAGGACGCGGCATCAAAGCAGGTGATACATTCCGTCTACACACAGTGGCACAATGA